A genomic stretch from Seriola aureovittata isolate HTS-2021-v1 ecotype China chromosome 13, ASM2101889v1, whole genome shotgun sequence includes:
- the LOC130180040 gene encoding obg-like ATPase 1, producing MPPKKGEAPKQAPLIGRFGTSLKIGIVGLPNVGKSTFFNVLTKSQAAAENFPFCTIDPNESRVPVPDERFDFLCQYHKPASKVPAFLNVVDIAGLVKGAHSGQGLGNAFLSHISACDGIFHMTRAFDDEDIIHVEGNVDPVRDIEIIHEELRLKDEEMMAPIIDKLEKTAVRGGDKKLKPEYDIILKVKNWVVDEKKHVRFYHDWNDKEIEVLNKYLFLTSKPMIYLVNLSEKDYIRKKNKWLVKIKEWIDAHDPGALVIPLSGALESKLLDMEDEEERNKYCEEMKTQSVLTKIIKTGYSALQLEYFFTAGPDEVRAWTVRKGSKAPQAAGKIHTDFEKGFIMAEVMKYSDFKEEGSENAVKAAGKYRQQGRNYIVEDGDIIFFKFNTPNAPKKK from the exons ATGCCCCCAAAAAAGGGAGAAGCACCAAAACAGGCTCCATTAATTGGACGATTTGGCACATCCTTGAAAATTGGAATCGTGGGATTACCTAATGTTGG GAAATCCACATTTTTCAACGTGCTGACCAAAAGtcaagctgctgcagagaacTTCCCATTCTGCACAATTGACCCAAATGAGAGCAGGGTACCTGTTCCTGATGAGCGCTTTGATTTCCTCTGCCAGTACCACAAACCAGCCAG TAAGGTTCCTGCCTTCCTCAACGTTGTGGACATTGCTGGTCTGGTGAAGGGAGCTCACTCAGGACAGGGACTTGGAAATGCCTTCCTCTCCCACATCAGTGCTTGCGACGGCATCTTCCACATGACCC GTGCTTTTGATGATGAGGATATTATCCACGTGGAGGGTAACGTTGACCCAGTGAGGGACATCGAAATCATCCACGAGGAGCTGCGACTAAAAGATGAGGAAATGATGGCTCCAATTATTGACAAACTGGAGAAAACCGCCGTGAGAGGAGGGGACAAAAAACTCAAACCTGAATAT GATATCATATTGAAGGTAAAGAACTGGGTGGTGGACGAGAAGAAACACGTCAGATTCTACCATGACTGGAATGACAAAGag ATTGAGGTGTTGAACAAATACCTGTTTCTGACATCCAAGCCCATGATCTACCTGGTGAATCTCTCGGAGAAAGATTACATcagaaaaaagaacaagtg gttggtaAAAATCAAGGAGTGGATAGACGCTCATGATCCTGGTGCTCTGGTCATTCCCCTGAGTGGAGCTCTGGAGTCCAAGCTGCTGGACatggaagatgaggaggagaggaataAGTACTGCGAGGAAATGAAGACACAGAG tgttctGACCAAAATAATAAAGACCGGCTATTCAGCACTGCAGCTGGAATACTTCTTCACAGCAGGACCAGATGAGGTGCGAGCGTGGACCGTCAGG AAAGGTTCCAAGGCTCCTCAAGCTGCAGGAAAGATCCACACTGACTTTGAGAAAGGCTTTATCATGGCCGAGGTGATGAAATACAGTGACTTCAAAGAGGAGGGCAGTGAAAATGCAGTCAAG GCTGCTGGGAAATACAGGCAACAGGGCAGGAACTACATCGTGGAGGACGGGGACATTATCTTTTTCAAATTCAACACACCAAATGCCCCTAAAAAGAAATGA
- the LOC130180041 gene encoding transformer-2 protein homolog alpha-like, protein MSDNEKEFREQDSRPGSRSASPRGSAKSTSRSPARSKDGSRRSRSRSRSRSRSKSRSRSHRSSRRHYSRSRSRSHRRRSRSRSRSWEYRRRRSHSRSPMSNRRRHIGNRANPDPNNCLGVFGLSLYTTERDLREVFSKYGPLSDVNIVYDQQSRRSRGFAFVYFENCEDSKEAKERANGMELDGRRIRVDFSITKRAHTPTPGIYMGRPTYGGGGGSGGGGGGGGGGGGGGSGGGSSRRVSRDYDRGYDRGYDRGYDRDYDRYDDREYRSYRRRSPSPYYSRGYRSRSRSRSYSPRHY, encoded by the exons ATGAGCGACAACGAGAAAGAGTTCAGGGAGCAG GACTCTCGGCCTGGCTCGAGGAGTGCGTCCCCTCGGGGGTCAGCGAAATCCACCAGCCGCTCACCAGCACGCTCCAAAGATGGCTCCCGCCGTTCCAGGTCCAGATCTCGTTCTCGATCCAGATCCAAATCCAG GTCCCGGTCCCACCGAAGCTCACGTAGACACTACTCCCGCTCTCGTTCCCGCTCACACCGACGCCGTTCCAGGAGCCGATCTCGTAGTTGGGAGTACCGCCGCCGTAGGAGCCATAGCCGCTCCCCCATGTCAAACCGACGTAGACACATTGGCAATAGG GCCAACCCAGACCCTAACAACTGTCTCGGTGTGTTTGGACTGAGCCTGTACACCACTGAGAGGGATCTGAGGGAGGTTTTCTCTAAATATGGCCCTTTGAGTGATGTCAACATTGTGTATGACCAGCAGTCGCGTCGCTCAAGAGGCTTTGCCTTTGTCTACTTTGAAAACTGTGAAGACTCCAAGGAG GCCAAGGAGCGTGCTAATGGTATGGAGCTTGATGGACGCAGGATCCGAGTGGATTTCTCCATCACTAAACGAGCCCATACTCCCACTCCTGGAATCTACATGGGACGTCCCACATA CGGTGGTGGTGGCGGcagtggcggcggcggcggaggtggtggtggtggtggtggtggcggcagTGGCGGTGGTTCGTCACGGCGTGTCTCGAGGGACTATGACAGGGGCTACGACAGAGGTTATGACAGAGGTTACGATCGTGATTATGATCGTTATGACGACCGAGAGTACAGATCATACAG ACGCAGATCTCCATCTCCTTACTACAGCAGAGGGTATCGCTCTCGATCCCGATCCCGATCCTACTCACCAC gTCACTACTGA
- the senp2 gene encoding sentrin-specific protease 2, with translation MYGWIVDGISSLFEPITGQNPTEWPGKGNVSQEVPTRPGVKAGAQRQESHGRPAKRNYQSVDVADNVCQSDPVEVKRRKRDVVISFVKKTVAGVAGLLRLRNPLTTRREKPRYYEETQPVTLMGIDELHTSWLNNTEWRMDKPVGGVNERSGKNPFQGSSPPLMRKYSGTALSAGLVDRGKDRERRGSLQLLPSRSVLRVGTANPDPACNGFGHSRCYKPSLTVEEAIKQNNKEHYRRLLEMVTEKYSKSQPLPFNQTKPQDESLSQGDHKPAASGKTFEPVPRKTAYTAAPSMFTWRNASATKDRWGGLTFSKSVNGSFEETQSFRNAKKQAAELDLSTEVATRLNLVDRETPAVCLSDTHSAHTRHSDEDIPRLTKEMAAEVSGALAQSDPNLVLSAAFKLRITQRDLATLQEGGWLNDEVMNFYLSLVVERCSGEAAGLRVYSFSTFFFPKLRGGGGGQAGGHAAVKRWTKAVDLFLYDLILVPLHLGVHWAMAVIDFKSKTVKSYDSMGQRHDDICSQLLLYLKEEHKAKKGRELDSAKWTIGSLRATEIPQQKNGSDCGVFACKYADYIAKGMPLTFKQCHMPLFRKLMIWEILNQKLL, from the exons ATGTATGGATGGATAGTTGACGGAATCTCGTCGCTGTTTGAGCCCATTACGGGGCAAAACCCCACCGAGTGGCCCGGGAAAGGTAACGTTAGCCAGGAGGTACCCACGCGACCTGGCGTTAAAGCGGGAGCACAGCGGCAGGAGAGTCACGGCAGACCGGCTAAACGGAACTACCAGAG TGTTGATGTTGCAGACAATGTTTGCCAGAGTGACCCGGTAGAGGTGAAAAGACGCAAGCGAG ATGTAGTCATCAGCTTTGTGAAGAAGACTGTGGCCGGGGTAGCAGGTCTGCTCAGGCTGCGAAACCCGCTGACCACCAGGCGTGAGAAGCCTAGATATTATGAAGAGACACAG CCTGTCACTCTGATGGGGATAGATGAGCTCCACACCTCATGGTTGAACAATACTGAATGGAGAATGG ATAAACCAGTGGGTGGAGTGAATGAGAGGAGTGGCAAAAATCCCTTTCAGGGATCCTCACCTCCTTTAATGAGGAAATACAG TGGGACAGCGCTCTCTGCAGGCCTCGTGGACAGGGGGAaggacagggagaggagaggctcCCTTCAGCTGTTGCCCTCTAGGTCTGTTCTGAGAGTAGGAACTGCTAACCCTGACCCAGCCTGCAATGGCTTTGGACACAGCCGCTGCTACAAGCCCAGTCTTACTGTGGAAGag GCCATAAAGCAGAATAATAAGGAGCACTACAGGCGCTTGCTGGAGATGgtgacagaaaaatacagcaaaagTCAACCACTACCTTTCAACCAAACAAAACCGCAAGA TGAGTCACTGTCACAGGGTGATCACAAACCTGCTGCTTCAGGGAAAACCTTTGAACCAGTCCCCAGGAAGACAGCATACACAG CTGCCCCGAGCATGTTTACATGGAGAAATGCTTCTGCAACCAAGGACAG GTGGGGTGGCTTGACTTTCAGCAAGTCAGTCAACGGCAGCTTTGAGGAAACACAGTCTTTTAGAAATGCAAAG AAACAGGCGGCGGAGTTGGACCTCTCTACAGAAGTAGCGACTCGCCTCAATCTAGTGGACAGAGAGactcctgctgtctgtctgtctgacacacaTTCTGCACATACAAGGCACAGTGATGAGGACATACCTAGGCTGACCAAG GAAATGGCAGCAGAGGTGAGTGGTGCTCTGGCTCAGAGTGATCCCAACCTTGTTCTAAGCGCAGCTTTCAAACTTCGAATCACGCAGAGAGACCTGGCCACGCTGCAGGAAGGGGGCTGGCTCAACGATGAG GTGATGAACTTCTACCTGTCCCTGGTCGTAGAGCGGTGTTCTGGCGAAGCAGCAGGATTGAGAGTCTACTCGTTTAGCACGTTCTTCTTCCCCAAACTGCGGGGTGGAGGAGGCGGACAGGCTGGAGGACATGCTGCCGTGAAGCGCTGGACCAAGGCTGTCGACCTCTTCCTGTACGACCTTATCCTGGTCCCTCTGCATCTTGGTGTCCACTGGGCAATGGCT GTGATAGATTTTAAATCAAAGACAGTGAAGTCATATGACTCGATGGGCCAGAGGCATGATGACATCTGTAGTCAATTACT ACTCTATCTTAAAGAGGAGCACAAAgcaaagaaaggcagagagCTCGACAGTGCCAAATGGACTATTGGAAGCTTGAGGGCAACT GAAATTCCCCAGCAGAAAAATGGCAGTGACTGTGGTGTTTTTGCCTGTAAATACGCCGACTATATTGCAAAAGGAATGCCTCTCACCTTCAAACAg TGCCACATGCCCCTCTTCAGAAAGTTAATGATTTGGGAAATCCTCAATCAGAAGCTGCTATAG